AGACTGTGTTATCTGGATTTTGTCAGCTTGATACATTCGGTATGGTTTCTGTAACCTGTAGCGTATATGAAACCCTTATTTCGATGAGTTGTGGCTTTAAAAAATTGGTGAACACTGATACAATTATTATAATACAGTTAGTTAAATGCGTTGGTCTTTTTATTGAACTGTGTATCACATACAGTGTAGACCAAAGATGGTCGAACGttttaaaattacattgattttaaaatgccTAAAGATATAAGGTTATAAAATCGAAACAAATAATTGTAttgttatcatatcaacacctGAACCAGAAACACTGATGGATATAGAACGTGACACAGTGCGGAAACTCATACATGCAAGGCTATCCATTGTCATGCTAATAGGAAACTGATACAACTacataagtttatataactgtacaaAGTCGACTAGTAATAGGGTAATAATTAGGGGTAAAACGGTACGCCTTCAACACTATTTCCACACATGGTAGGAAGCCAAAGGATCCTTCAAAATAATTTCGTCCGATTCCATATTCCCCATCACAACACAGGCTTAATGTAAGAATGCTTGCAATTGGGTATCATTTATATACTAGTAGTAGGCCAATCAGAAACTTGCTTTGATATAGCACTTGGGATAACCTCCAGCGCGTGATGAAATAGCAATGTCACCAAGCATAAAATTGCCCACTCACCGGAGTTTGGAGTTACTATACCGTGTTCCGAACCAGAAGAAAAATATAACGATTCAACTACACCGCGAGGTACCGTTTCACCTCTAATGATATGTACCCACACTACAATAGTATACATAAATGCTTGTTATCCATTTGTTGAATGCGTCTATCAGCAACACTTGAGGTTGCTATGACTTGTTTCGACACACAAGCACCGGTACGTGCGCGTGATGCACCACGTAATCGCTAACACTTCCTAGAAAAGTGCGCCGAACCTTGCCAAGCCCCCTACTTCCGGTTATTATAAAGTCGGCGTTTTGCTCGAGTGCAACTTTACATATTCCTGGTCCCGGCTCTCCGCCTACGCGAATTAACTTCCCCTTCATCTGCAAGCAGAATAAAACATTTAACCTCTTATCAATGTCTTAAGTattaaaaaagtatttattttttatatcatcTAAGCATCTTATTACATGCAAAAGTCATGTCCACAAAATACGCTTGGAAATTAGTGCTAAATTTCCATAGAAGTTAAGCTTATAAATGACCAAGACATCCATTtgcttattttttaaaagtaagtTCTGTCTCAAACACTTTGTATAAGCCAACTGGGACACAGGTGCAGTTGTGATACTTTGATAGATTGCTTACCATTGAGGAAAGCGTTAAACTTTGGTAAATACCGGGGTTTTCGAACTTCCCTATTTATAACTTTACCTGGTGATCTTTAACCAGTGCCTCGAACTTTGCGGCTATCTTATTTATTTCTTTCTCTTCTTCCATCAAGAGGTTGGTGACAAGGGCAGGATCGATCGACACCATGGTGACGGCTGTAATGGAATAGTGTGAAATAGTAGCCTCAACACCAAtacaagggaaacaactctatTACTCTTTACCAGAAATAGTTATCCTGTTCTGTGCAGTAGTAAGTATCTTTGTATGATTCATAATAGTTATCGCTCACTAAATAAGAGGGTTAATGAAATACTTATAATGGATGTATTACAGTGGTTTTGTGTATTTGATACAGAAGTAGAGGTTTCCCGGTGTAGTATTCgttagtacatgtatgatgatagtttttttttcttactcACACTATGATGATAGGGTTTATTGTCATACTCACACTATGATGATAGGGTTTATTGTCATACTCACACTATGATGATAGGGTTTATTGTCATACTCACCCTGCGgattatttaatgatttatattCAGCACAGTAGACGATGATCAGTGCATCTTTTTCCTTGTACAGGTTATCTTTGtaatctgtaaaataaataaataaaaataaaaatacaatcaTTCTTTTTTTTGTCCAGTAATTTGTCAATTTAAGGGAGACACCTGTGCTACAGATGGTCAGACCTACTAAAGCCGTTATTGAGGACGCTTCTGCTAATGCCATCGAAACCTTGCATTTTGGATTTATTCTAATTAAACATCCCACAAATCAAACCGGGATTTGCCGCTTATTAAAAAAACTTGGTTCAACCTTGATAAGATCACTGAAATCTGTTTACTCCGATCGGTAATAGTGTGTTAAA
The sequence above is drawn from the Pecten maximus chromosome 9, xPecMax1.1, whole genome shotgun sequence genome and encodes:
- the LOC117334785 gene encoding universal stress protein Sll1388-like; translated protein: MSDERTILIAMDGSEHADHAFTYYKDNLYKEKDALIIVYCAEYKSLNNPQAVTMVSIDPALVTNLLMEEEKEINKIAAKFEALVKDHQMKGKLIRVGGEPGPGICKVALEQNADFIITGSRGLGKVRRTFLGSVSDYVVHHAHVPVLVCRNKS